One region of Eleutherodactylus coqui strain aEleCoq1 chromosome 5, aEleCoq1.hap1, whole genome shotgun sequence genomic DNA includes:
- the LOC136628762 gene encoding uncharacterized protein: MEKYPDSDRPGNPVIFSYSNVDVNKIIAGATRKNSYLEMPTVDMLLRKWEMENKKNLSLSLHMSTLCEYFKVKRIPRGLRPHVRPTLMADNKTFCSKFEGIVNKFSFDMIVLNVEFLQLEIAESTARISSLEKNILEILTPEDWNKHKEKKTTYLKRHQEELESIKKTKWFRDVDDYAYGRVFCWQTSKNKVTDPFESNTKQRRQRRRQPRNRNQFGPWQSKQDEEKRGTFRCRRGGRKHHRAYKRSRRGDDPIHETTTADGLQEIVDVGACEPTSDGCWSLAGSLATRLRYDGPLLHHLEEEKI, encoded by the exons atggaaaaataccCGGACTCTGATAGACCAGGTAACCCTGTTATTTTTTCGTATTCGAATGTGGATGTTAACAAGATTATTGCAGGAGCTACACGCAAGAATAGCTATCTAGAAATGCCAACAGTGGATATGTTACTACGGAAGTGggagatggaaaataaaaagaacCTCTCCCTATCTTTGCACATGTCCACACTATGTGAATATTTTAAGGTAAAACGCATTCCGAGAGGGCTACGCCCACATGTGCGCCCGACCTTAATGGCAGATAACAAGacattttgttcaaaatttgaaGGCATAGTGAATAAATTTTCGTTTGACATGATTGTCTTGAATGTTGAGTTCTTACAGTTGGAGATTGCTGAGAGTACAGCTCGCATATCCTCCTTGGAAAAGAATATTCTAGAGATCTTGACACCAGAGGACTGGAATAAacataaggagaaaaaaacaacatatctcAAACGACATCAGGAGGAAttggagagtataaaaaaaaccaagTGGTTTAGGGATGTCGACGATTATGCTTATGGTCGTGTATTTTGTTGGCAGACATCAAAGAATAAAGTCACAGATCCCTTTGAATCGAATACCAAACAAAGACGACAACGACGCCGTCAACCCAGGAATAGAAACCAATTTGG gCCGTGGCAATCCAAACAGGATGAAGAGAAAAGAGGGACCTTCCGGTGCCGCCGAGGCGGACGAAAACATCACAGGGCATACAAGAGATCCCGACGGGGTGATGACCCGATCCACGAAACGACCACCGCTGATGGACTTCAGGAAATAGTGGATGTTGGAGCTTGTGAACCTACCAGTGACG GTTGTTGGTCTCTCGCTGGTTCCCTCGCCACACGTCTGAGATATGACGGTCCATTACTTCATCAtcttgaagaagaaaaaatatag
- the LOC136626891 gene encoding uncharacterized protein, translated as MADNKTFCSKFEGIVNKFSFDMIVLNVEFLQLEIAESTARISSLEKNILEILTPEDWNKHKEKKTTYLKRHQEELESIKKTKWFRDVDDYAYGRVFCWQTSKNKVTDPFESNTKQRRQRRRQPRNRNQFGPWQSKQDEEKRGTFRCRRGGRKHHRAYKRSRRGDDPIHETTTADGLQEIVDVGACEPTSDGCWSLAGSLATRLRYDGPLLHHLEEKI; from the exons ATGGCAGATAACAAGacattttgttcaaaatttgaaGGCATAGTGAATAAATTTTCGTTTGACATGATTGTCTTGAATGTTGAGTTCTTACAGTTGGAGATTGCTGAGAGTACAGCTCGCATATCCTCCTTGGAAAAGAATATTCTAGAGATCTTGACACCAGAGGACTGGAATAAacataaggagaaaaaaacaacatatctcAAACGACATCAGGAGGAAttggagagtataaaaaaaaccaagTGGTTTAGGGATGTCGACGATTATGCTTATGGTCGTGTATTTTGTTGGCAGACATCAAAGAATAAAGTCACAGATCCCTTTGAATCGAATACCAAACAAAGACGACAACGACGCCGTCAACCCAGGAATAGAAACCAATTTGG gCCGTGGCAATCCAAACAGGATGAAGAGAAAAGAGGGACCTTCCGGTGCCGCCGAGGCGGACGAAAACATCACAGGGCATACAAGAGATCCCGACGGGGTGATGACCCGATCCACGAAACGACCACCGCTGATGGACTTCAGGAAATAGTGGATGTTGGAGCTTGTGAACCTACCAGTGACG GTTGTTGGTCTCTCGCTGGTTCCCTCGCCACACGTCTGAGATATGACGGTCCATTACTTCATCATcttgaagaaaaaatatag